A window of the Streptomyces sp. NBC_00250 genome harbors these coding sequences:
- a CDS encoding TlpA family protein disulfide reductase, whose translation MSLSRAPRRTLLAVGVLSAALTLSACSGDSNGKSGGGGNTNFVTNTGGISTAAKGERASTGKLAGETLDGKQLDVADLKGKVVVLNAWGSWCSPCRAEAPHFAKVAKDLQGKGVEFVGLNTRDPNKQPALAFEEDYGVPYPSLYDPQGKLILFGFPKGTLSLQGIPSTVVLDKEGKIAARSLMALNEEKLRSMIEPLLKEK comes from the coding sequence ATGAGCCTTAGCCGTGCCCCTCGACGCACTCTGCTCGCCGTCGGAGTGCTGTCCGCCGCCCTCACGCTCTCGGCCTGCAGCGGCGACAGCAACGGCAAGTCCGGCGGCGGTGGCAACACCAACTTCGTGACCAACACGGGTGGTATCTCCACCGCGGCCAAGGGCGAGCGCGCCTCCACCGGAAAGCTGGCGGGCGAGACCCTCGACGGCAAGCAGCTCGACGTCGCCGACCTCAAGGGCAAGGTCGTCGTCCTCAACGCGTGGGGCTCCTGGTGCAGCCCGTGCCGCGCCGAGGCCCCGCACTTCGCGAAGGTCGCCAAGGACCTCCAGGGCAAGGGCGTCGAATTCGTCGGCCTCAACACCCGCGACCCCAACAAGCAGCCCGCCCTCGCCTTCGAAGAGGACTACGGGGTGCCCTACCCGAGTCTCTACGACCCGCAGGGCAAGCTGATCCTCTTCGGCTTCCCCAAGGGCACCCTCAGCCTCCAGGGCATCCCCTCCACCGTCGTCCTCGACAAGGAGGGCAAGATCGCAGCCCGTTCGCTCATGGCGCTCAACGAGGAGAAGCTCCGGTCGATGATCGAGCCCCTCCTCAAGGAGAAGTGA